A region of Haloplanus sp. XH21 DNA encodes the following proteins:
- a CDS encoding 2Fe-2S iron-sulfur cluster-binding protein produces MTDYTVEFVGTEETIQVSEKRTILQACLDAGIAQEYSCRVGMCLACSAEIIEGEVTQPAAHALTESEAESYALTCMARPQSDLKLHRGRYPPSVEDAAPAGATAADD; encoded by the coding sequence ATGACCGATTACACCGTCGAGTTCGTTGGCACCGAGGAGACGATCCAGGTGTCCGAGAAGCGGACCATCCTGCAGGCGTGTCTGGACGCGGGCATCGCCCAGGAGTACTCCTGCCGGGTCGGCATGTGTCTCGCCTGCTCGGCCGAGATCATCGAGGGCGAAGTGACCCAGCCGGCCGCTCACGCCCTCACCGAATCGGAGGCCGAATCCTATGCGCTGACCTGCATGGCCCGCCCGCAGAGCGACCTCAAACTCCACCGGGGGAGGTATCCCCCGAGCGTCGAGGACGCGGCCCCGGCGGGCGCGACTGCCGCCGACGACTGA
- a CDS encoding DUF4242 domain-containing protein: MNDYLILRELDAPISRDDLDAAAEKSGETLEELRSEGVDIRWVDSEVLTNDAGEVTGTFCHYQAESEDAVREHAERAGLPATRIDRKGEPLAGED; the protein is encoded by the coding sequence GTGAACGACTATCTCATCCTCCGCGAACTGGACGCTCCGATCAGCCGTGACGACCTCGACGCCGCCGCAGAAAAATCGGGCGAGACGCTCGAAGAACTCCGCTCCGAAGGGGTGGACATACGCTGGGTCGACTCCGAAGTGTTGACCAACGACGCGGGCGAGGTGACGGGCACGTTCTGCCACTATCAGGCCGAAAGCGAGGACGCGGTGCGGGAACACGCCGAGCGCGCGGGGCTGCCGGCGACGCGCATCGACCGGAAAGGCGAACCCCTCGCCGGCGAGGACTGA
- a CDS encoding DUF555 domain-containing protein, translating to MSNYLVAMEAAWLVRDVDNVDDAIGVAVSEAGKRLNEQDKEFVEVEVGVTPCPACGEPFDSAFIAADTALVGLLLEIEVFDADGENHATRIAKSEVGGALRDVPLSVIEVLETGPEADED from the coding sequence ATGAGCAACTATCTCGTCGCCATGGAGGCGGCCTGGCTCGTACGTGATGTCGACAACGTCGACGACGCCATCGGCGTCGCCGTCAGCGAAGCGGGAAAACGCCTCAACGAACAGGACAAGGAGTTCGTCGAGGTCGAAGTCGGCGTCACTCCCTGTCCCGCCTGCGGAGAACCGTTCGATTCGGCCTTCATCGCCGCCGACACCGCGCTCGTCGGCCTCCTGCTCGAAATCGAAGTGTTCGACGCCGACGGAGAGAACCACGCCACCCGCATCGCCAAAAGCGAAGTCGGCGGTGCCCTCCGTGACGTGCCGCTCTCGGTGATCGAAGTCCTCGAAACCGGGCCGGAAGCCGACGAAGACTGA
- a CDS encoding RNA-guided endonuclease InsQ/TnpB family protein: MEVRRTVPVKLDVDSDDAALLRETVDEFLWAANYVVDHAWQGEYKTTSKAQLQAETYDGVREQTRLHANLVQNARNKAADAVQSVVARWKQGEYAGKPHFSQPTVVYDKRCATFHDEYVSLATVDGRIEVAYVLPDADRDTPHSRYLDNDDYEVTGAELHNKGGEWFLHLRTKAEMESGTPEQATTGHSTVLGVDLGVNQLAVTSTGTFWSGHEFGHWQREYEKRRASLQRCGSRHAHQNIQSVGRKETGRFKMMLHRIANGIIEGAVENGCTVIAFEALTGILDRLPGASWGHKWAFERLYEYVEYKAEMHGIDVEQVDPENTSRRCSHCGFTHPDNRDGEGFECLKCGYENHADYNAAKNIGLRYLRRNQTGDGGGAPVGVRLNRGMLNANGAYDPPAGESGQSGSPRESPTLNEANGEAVSE; the protein is encoded by the coding sequence ATGGAGGTGCGGCGCACTGTCCCGGTCAAACTCGACGTGGACAGCGACGACGCCGCACTTCTCCGCGAAACAGTTGATGAGTTTCTGTGGGCCGCCAACTACGTCGTGGACCACGCTTGGCAGGGCGAATACAAGACGACCAGCAAGGCACAGTTGCAGGCAGAAACCTACGACGGGGTACGCGAACAGACGCGGTTGCACGCAAATCTCGTCCAGAACGCCCGCAACAAGGCCGCAGACGCCGTACAGAGTGTCGTCGCTCGCTGGAAACAGGGCGAGTACGCTGGCAAACCACACTTCTCGCAACCGACCGTCGTGTACGACAAACGGTGCGCCACGTTCCACGACGAGTACGTGTCGCTGGCAACCGTAGATGGGCGTATCGAAGTCGCGTACGTCCTGCCCGACGCAGACCGCGACACACCTCACAGCCGGTATCTCGACAACGACGACTACGAGGTGACGGGCGCAGAACTCCACAACAAGGGCGGCGAGTGGTTCCTCCATCTTCGCACAAAGGCGGAGATGGAGTCTGGCACGCCGGAGCAGGCAACGACCGGGCACAGCACAGTCCTCGGCGTTGACCTCGGCGTGAACCAACTCGCTGTCACGTCGACGGGCACGTTTTGGAGCGGTCACGAGTTCGGCCACTGGCAGCGCGAGTACGAGAAACGCAGGGCGTCACTCCAGCGGTGTGGGTCGCGCCACGCCCACCAGAACATCCAGTCGGTCGGTCGGAAGGAAACGGGCCGGTTCAAGATGATGCTCCACCGGATTGCCAACGGCATCATCGAGGGAGCCGTCGAGAACGGCTGTACGGTTATCGCGTTCGAGGCGTTGACCGGCATCCTCGACCGCCTCCCGGGTGCCTCGTGGGGGCACAAGTGGGCGTTTGAGCGGTTATACGAGTACGTCGAATACAAAGCCGAGATGCACGGCATCGACGTGGAGCAGGTGGACCCGGAGAACACGTCACGCCGTTGCTCACACTGCGGGTTCACCCACCCGGACAACCGCGACGGCGAGGGCTTCGAGTGTCTGAAATGCGGCTACGAGAACCACGCCGACTACAACGCCGCGAAAAACATCGGACTACGGTATCTCCGCCGGAACCAAACTGGGGACGGCGGAGGCGCACCCGTAGGCGTGCGCTTGAATCGCGGGATGTTGAACGCGAACGGAGCGTATGACCCTCCTGCCGGCGAGTCCGGCCAGAGCGGGAGTCCACGCGAAAGCCCCACCCTCAACGAAGCGAACGGCGAAGCCGTGAGCGAGTAG
- a CDS encoding rubrerythrin family protein: protein MDADELRRTLEADYAEALDLLGSRDLLVALSDGDPDPDALLRAAADSEYAARETFREWADTAADSSRRDAFAAVAAQEDEHLNRIRAAMPTAADAHDAERSGPMHAYLRGREDPLHRVAGGMVGRTLVSRRTHERLVGFFDGERAAMFRDLYAETTACLDDGLALLDEGATGDDWTEAEAVAGYTIRLAADDLRDALYDRER from the coding sequence ATGGACGCCGACGAACTCCGGCGGACGCTCGAAGCCGACTACGCGGAGGCGCTCGATCTGCTCGGCTCCCGTGATCTTCTGGTCGCTCTCTCGGACGGCGATCCAGACCCCGACGCGCTCCTGCGCGCCGCCGCCGATAGCGAGTACGCTGCCCGGGAGACGTTCCGCGAGTGGGCTGACACCGCGGCCGACTCCTCGCGCCGGGACGCCTTCGCGGCCGTCGCGGCCCAGGAGGACGAACACCTCAACCGAATACGGGCGGCAATGCCTACGGCCGCCGACGCCCACGACGCCGAGCGATCCGGGCCGATGCACGCCTATCTCCGCGGGCGGGAGGACCCGCTCCACCGAGTCGCCGGCGGCATGGTCGGACGCACGCTCGTCAGCCGTCGGACCCACGAGCGCCTGGTCGGCTTCTTCGACGGCGAACGCGCAGCTATGTTTCGCGACCTGTACGCGGAGACCACGGCCTGTCTCGACGACGGCCTCGCGCTACTCGACGAGGGCGCGACGGGTGACGACTGGACTGAAGCCGAGGCCGTCGCCGGCTACACCATCCGTCTCGCCGCCGACGACCTGCGGGACGCCCTCTACGACCGGGAGCGTTGA
- a CDS encoding VOC family protein, producing the protein MSRPTAHHFGVTVTDLDRMVEFYRDSLGLGPCNRFTVSGTAFAEAVDVAGATGRFAHVDAGGARIELVEYDPEGADAAAERVNQPGAKHLGLAVDDLDTFYADLDPSVATLSEPQTTESGTRILFVRDPEGNLVEFLEA; encoded by the coding sequence ATGTCTCGACCCACTGCCCACCACTTCGGCGTGACCGTGACCGACCTCGACCGGATGGTCGAATTCTACCGGGACAGCCTCGGCCTCGGCCCCTGTAACCGATTTACCGTCTCCGGGACGGCCTTCGCCGAGGCCGTCGACGTGGCCGGCGCGACCGGCCGGTTCGCACACGTCGACGCCGGCGGTGCCCGGATCGAACTCGTCGAATACGATCCCGAGGGAGCGGATGCGGCCGCCGAGCGGGTGAATCAGCCCGGCGCGAAACATCTGGGCCTCGCGGTCGACGATCTCGATACCTTCTACGCGGATCTCGATCCGTCGGTCGCGACGCTGAGCGAACCGCAAACGACGGAGAGCGGAACGCGCATCCTCTTCGTCCGCGACCCGGAGGGGAACCTCGTCGAGTTCCTCGAGGCGTAA
- a CDS encoding NADP-dependent malic enzyme translates to MGLDEDALDYHRRDPPGKIAIETTKPTSTQRDLSLAYSPGVAAPCREIADDATKAYTYTSKGNLVGMVSNGSAVLGLGDIGARASKPVIEGKGVLLKRFADIDVFDFELDTDDPDAIVEAVSLTEPSFGGIHVEDIKAPECFEIEARLRERMDIPVYHDDQHGTAIVSGAALLNAVDILDKDLETLDVAFAGAGASAIATAEFYVSLGVPRENITMCDSSGIITTERADAGAVNEYKTRFARDRPAGDLADAMAGADVFVGLAVGDIVTRAMVRSMADNPVVFAMANPEPEIGYYEAKEARDDTVIAATGRSDFPNQVNNVLCFPFMFRGALDVRATEINEEMKVAAARALAELAREDVPDAVAKAYGDEPLQFGPDYLIPKALDPRVLFEVAPAVARAAVESGVSRIDLDLDTYVEDLEARLGKDREMMRIVLNKAKTDPKRVALAEGTNPTTIRAAAQMEEEGIARPLLLGDRDAIWETMDDLGLDYDPDIVDPADIDLDPYVEELYAARQRKGVTRVEAEELVRNDTNYFGSVMVEMGDADALLTGLTHHYPSALRPPLQVIGTAEDAEYAAGVYMLAFRNRIVFVADTTVNQDPGAAELAEIGRHTGELARRFNVEPRAAMLSYSNFGSVDNEGTRKPREAARMLREDPSVDFPVDGEMQADTAVVEDILQGTYDFAELESPANVLVFPNLEAGNIGYKLLQRLGGADAIGPMLVGMDKPVHVLQRGDEVKDIVNLAGVAVVDAQERDD, encoded by the coding sequence ATGGGACTCGACGAAGACGCACTCGACTACCACCGGCGCGATCCGCCGGGGAAAATCGCCATCGAGACGACGAAGCCGACCAGTACACAGCGGGATCTGAGCCTGGCGTACTCGCCCGGCGTGGCCGCCCCCTGCCGCGAAATAGCCGACGACGCCACGAAGGCCTACACCTACACGTCCAAGGGCAACCTCGTGGGGATGGTGTCGAACGGATCGGCCGTGCTCGGCCTCGGCGACATCGGCGCCCGGGCGTCGAAACCGGTCATCGAGGGCAAAGGCGTCCTGCTCAAGCGCTTCGCCGACATCGACGTCTTCGACTTCGAACTCGACACGGACGACCCCGACGCCATCGTCGAGGCCGTCTCGCTGACCGAACCCTCCTTCGGCGGCATCCACGTCGAGGACATCAAGGCGCCCGAATGCTTCGAAATCGAGGCACGCCTGCGCGAACGGATGGACATCCCCGTCTATCACGACGACCAGCACGGCACCGCCATCGTCTCCGGCGCCGCCCTGCTCAACGCCGTCGACATTCTCGATAAGGACCTCGAAACCCTCGATGTCGCCTTCGCTGGCGCGGGGGCGAGCGCCATCGCCACCGCGGAGTTCTACGTCTCGCTTGGCGTCCCTCGTGAGAACATCACGATGTGTGATTCGTCGGGGATTATCACCACCGAACGCGCGGACGCGGGCGCGGTCAACGAGTACAAGACCCGATTTGCCAGGGATCGGCCCGCGGGCGACCTGGCCGACGCGATGGCCGGCGCGGACGTCTTCGTCGGCCTCGCCGTCGGTGACATCGTCACCCGAGCGATGGTGCGGTCGATGGCCGACAACCCCGTCGTCTTCGCGATGGCCAACCCCGAACCCGAAATCGGGTATTACGAGGCCAAGGAGGCCCGCGACGACACCGTCATCGCGGCGACCGGGCGCTCCGACTTCCCCAACCAGGTCAACAACGTCCTCTGTTTCCCCTTCATGTTCCGCGGCGCGCTCGACGTGCGGGCAACGGAGATCAACGAGGAGATGAAAGTCGCCGCCGCCCGCGCGCTCGCGGAACTCGCGCGCGAGGACGTTCCGGACGCGGTGGCGAAAGCCTACGGCGACGAACCGCTCCAGTTCGGCCCCGACTACCTCATCCCGAAGGCGCTCGACCCGCGGGTGCTGTTCGAGGTGGCGCCCGCCGTCGCGCGGGCGGCCGTCGAGAGCGGCGTCTCGCGGATCGACCTCGACCTCGACACCTACGTCGAGGACCTCGAGGCCCGCCTCGGCAAGGATCGCGAGATGATGCGCATCGTCCTCAACAAGGCGAAAACGGACCCCAAGCGCGTCGCCCTCGCGGAGGGGACGAACCCCACGACCATCCGGGCGGCCGCCCAGATGGAAGAGGAGGGCATCGCCCGCCCGCTCCTTCTCGGCGACCGCGACGCCATCTGGGAGACGATGGACGACCTCGGCCTCGACTACGATCCGGATATCGTCGATCCGGCCGACATCGACCTCGATCCGTACGTCGAGGAACTCTACGCGGCCCGCCAGCGCAAGGGCGTCACCCGCGTCGAAGCCGAAGAACTCGTCCGCAACGACACGAACTACTTCGGAAGCGTGATGGTGGAGATGGGCGACGCGGACGCCCTGTTGACGGGGCTAACCCATCATTACCCCTCGGCGCTCCGGCCGCCGCTACAGGTCATCGGCACGGCCGAGGACGCCGAGTACGCGGCCGGCGTCTACATGCTCGCCTTCCGCAACCGGATCGTCTTCGTCGCCGACACGACGGTCAATCAGGACCCGGGCGCGGCCGAACTGGCCGAGATCGGTCGGCACACGGGCGAGTTGGCCCGGCGGTTCAACGTCGAACCGCGCGCAGCGATGCTGTCCTATTCGAACTTCGGGAGCGTCGACAACGAGGGTACGCGCAAACCCCGTGAGGCCGCGCGAATGCTCCGTGAGGATCCCAGCGTCGACTTCCCCGTCGACGGCGAGATGCAAGCCGACACCGCCGTCGTCGAGGACATCCTCCAGGGCACGTACGACTTCGCGGAGTTGGAGAGTCCGGCGAACGTGCTCGTCTTCCCGAATCTCGAGGCCGGAAACATCGGCTACAAACTCCTCCAGCGTCTCGGCGGTGCCGACGCCATCGGGCCCATGCTCGTCGGGATGGACAAACCCGTCCACGTCCTCCAGCGCGGCGACGAAGTCAAGGATATCGTCAACCTCGCCGGCGTCGCCGTCGTCGACGCGCAGGAGCGCGACGACTAG
- the lysW gene encoding lysine biosynthesis protein LysW, which translates to MPECVECGADVALHEELEVGEIVDCGTCGAELEVVGLDPVELDAAPELEEDWGE; encoded by the coding sequence ATGCCCGAGTGCGTCGAATGCGGGGCGGACGTGGCCCTGCACGAGGAGCTGGAAGTCGGAGAGATCGTCGACTGTGGCACCTGTGGTGCCGAACTCGAGGTCGTCGGCCTCGACCCCGTCGAACTGGACGCCGCCCCGGAACTCGAAGAGGACTGGGGCGAGTAA
- a CDS encoding CBS domain-containing protein, whose protein sequence is MTLTACELMETDVETVAPDDEVSEVLGRLARADFNGFPVVDNDRVVGIVTQHDLVHLFQTEDRVLWLPIGLPPFTETLTYAIDVSWDDLDLGIDLAKHAGRPIREVMTADVVTVPSEADLDEILDLLADDERDINRLPVIDDEGKLVGIVARQDVLRAIRDQRAE, encoded by the coding sequence ATGACGCTGACTGCCTGCGAGCTGATGGAGACGGACGTCGAGACGGTCGCCCCCGACGACGAGGTGAGCGAGGTGCTCGGCCGCCTCGCGCGCGCCGACTTCAACGGCTTTCCCGTCGTCGACAACGACCGCGTCGTCGGCATCGTCACCCAACACGACCTCGTCCACCTGTTCCAGACCGAGGACCGCGTGCTCTGGCTGCCGATCGGTCTTCCCCCGTTCACCGAGACGCTCACCTACGCCATCGACGTGTCGTGGGACGACCTCGACCTCGGCATCGACCTGGCGAAACACGCCGGCCGTCCGATTCGAGAGGTGATGACCGCCGACGTGGTGACGGTGCCATCCGAGGCGGACCTCGACGAGATTCTCGACCTCCTGGCGGACGACGAACGCGACATCAACCGCCTACCGGTCATCGACGACGAGGGGAAACTCGTCGGCATCGTCGCCCGGCAGGACGTGCTGCGGGCGATCCGCGACCAGCGCGCCGAATAG
- a CDS encoding MFS transporter, which yields MIGRPLRRFVARASRQTSDRWLYAWALGYAAVGAASLLVPLYAIALGADPFVVGLVEATAGLAGVPGALIWGRLADETGGRRGFVLGSLFGAGAVLIGFPLLSAPVAVVLLNGVLWFVVSAASPVVTLFMIEGAPESEWETRIGLLNAFQRYGWVGGLLVGVGWLGAVATGLDLPAIAAQRGLFYLCAAATVAATPLAFYWLPPRTTTTPGRLARSGALGRLVAGGRYVKLVAFVPLRSLFTRRIRRPTRLLTRFSPGLRRYFVVVFLFSAAFSVFFGPAPAYLADLRYDSTAIFGFFIVSNFVSAVVFVPIGRLTARLAPATLQLRALAVRTALFPALGLVGILSAWWLRTGSITLGFALIGLTWAVVAVTAAGLVSRAAPTHLRGEALGIYTALSGIGAGLGGAVGGAIANAAGYTVAFGVAGLLVGVSALVLLTMTPALPTGVDTGG from the coding sequence GTGATCGGGCGACCCCTCCGCCGGTTCGTCGCCCGCGCGAGTCGGCAGACATCGGACCGGTGGCTGTACGCCTGGGCGCTCGGCTACGCCGCCGTCGGCGCCGCCTCCCTGCTCGTCCCCCTCTATGCGATCGCGCTCGGTGCCGACCCGTTCGTCGTCGGCCTCGTCGAGGCGACGGCCGGCCTCGCGGGCGTCCCCGGCGCGCTGATCTGGGGTCGGCTCGCCGACGAAACCGGCGGCCGTCGGGGGTTCGTTCTCGGCAGTCTGTTCGGTGCGGGGGCGGTTCTGATCGGCTTTCCGCTGCTCTCGGCGCCGGTGGCCGTCGTCCTCCTGAACGGGGTGCTGTGGTTCGTGGTGAGCGCCGCCTCGCCCGTCGTGACGCTGTTCATGATCGAGGGCGCACCCGAATCGGAGTGGGAGACGCGGATCGGCCTGCTGAACGCCTTCCAGCGGTACGGATGGGTCGGCGGCCTCCTCGTCGGCGTCGGCTGGCTTGGCGCCGTCGCGACCGGCCTCGACCTGCCGGCCATCGCCGCACAGCGGGGACTCTTCTACCTCTGTGCCGCGGCGACCGTCGCCGCCACGCCGCTCGCTTTCTACTGGCTCCCACCCCGAACGACGACCACGCCCGGCCGACTCGCCCGATCGGGAGCGCTCGGCCGGCTCGTCGCCGGCGGCCGGTACGTGAAGCTCGTCGCGTTCGTCCCGCTCCGGTCACTGTTCACCCGCCGGATACGCAGACCGACGCGGCTACTGACACGGTTTTCGCCCGGTCTGCGCCGCTACTTCGTCGTCGTGTTCCTGTTCAGTGCGGCCTTCTCGGTGTTCTTCGGTCCTGCACCCGCGTATCTCGCCGACCTGCGCTACGATTCGACGGCCATCTTCGGCTTTTTCATCGTCTCCAACTTCGTCAGCGCCGTCGTGTTCGTCCCCATCGGGCGACTCACGGCACGCCTCGCGCCGGCGACGCTGCAGTTGCGCGCACTCGCCGTCCGGACGGCGCTGTTTCCCGCACTCGGTCTCGTCGGGATCCTTTCGGCCTGGTGGCTCCGGACCGGATCGATTACTCTCGGCTTCGCTTTGATCGGTCTCACCTGGGCCGTCGTCGCGGTGACCGCCGCGGGGTTGGTGTCACGGGCGGCGCCGACCCACCTCCGGGGCGAAGCGCTCGGCATCTACACCGCGCTCTCGGGGATCGGAGCGGGACTCGGCGGCGCCGTCGGCGGTGCAATCGCGAACGCCGCCGGCTACACCGTCGCCTTCGGCGTGGCCGGCCTCCTCGTGGGCGTCAGCGCACTCGTCCTGCTGACGATGACTCCTGCGCTTCCGACGGGCGTGGACACCGGCGGCTAG
- a CDS encoding ribbon-helix-helix domain-containing protein — MDEGEGLAEMETVTVELDEETIDEVDALAFADHRDNRSAAIRTLLDEWLKGRE, encoded by the coding sequence ATGGACGAGGGAGAGGGTCTCGCGGAGATGGAAACGGTCACCGTCGAACTGGACGAGGAGACGATCGACGAGGTCGACGCGCTGGCGTTCGCCGACCACCGGGACAACCGGTCGGCGGCGATACGGACGCTGCTCGACGAGTGGCTGAAAGGCCGCGAGTGA
- a CDS encoding ribonuclease H, whose amino-acid sequence MAVHGRSTLRDLFDDSPTPHIAHPPRTHHRHFYVATDGSYRADGGGLGAVIETRDGTRVARFALTDAPPDNNVAEYRALHLGLDMLAARAPPGSRIGVLVDHDDLAANVNQAVLAAADPSWEPTHPVTVPMRSEHHWRGIRARIANFDALRAARIDSRVNPAHPLANAPEQYGHVNDRHDRCVIPADDRSSTGGSPDAGVDAEPQIPPPSRAERRASD is encoded by the coding sequence ATGGCCGTTCACGGCCGGTCGACGCTCCGTGATCTGTTCGACGATTCGCCAACCCCCCACATCGCGCATCCGCCGCGCACCCACCATCGCCACTTCTACGTCGCCACCGACGGCTCCTACCGAGCCGACGGCGGCGGTCTCGGGGCGGTTATCGAGACGCGTGACGGCACGCGCGTCGCCCGGTTCGCGCTCACGGACGCGCCGCCGGACAACAACGTCGCGGAGTATCGAGCCCTCCATCTCGGACTCGACATGCTCGCCGCGCGAGCGCCGCCCGGGTCGCGGATCGGCGTCCTCGTCGATCACGACGACCTCGCGGCCAACGTCAATCAGGCCGTCCTCGCCGCCGCCGATCCGAGCTGGGAGCCGACACACCCCGTGACGGTGCCGATGCGGAGCGAGCACCACTGGCGCGGGATCCGTGCCCGGATCGCCAACTTCGACGCGCTCCGAGCGGCCCGGATCGACAGTCGCGTCAACCCCGCTCACCCCCTGGCGAACGCGCCGGAGCAGTACGGCCACGTCAACGACCGCCACGACCGGTGTGTGATCCCCGCTGACGACCGGTCGTCGACCGGCGGAAGCCCCGACGCGGGCGTCGACGCCGAGCCACAGATCCCGCCCCCGTCGCGCGCCGAACGGCGCGCCAGCGACTAG
- a CDS encoding DUF5794 domain-containing protein, whose translation MSVSQHPIALRLERRVGGATKLLATVMMLPLVDGIFPALVLAGALTYPFGILETGLLIFGGSATVAVVLAEMEGTPRERVRAIALVGGLLLPAAAVEAALAPTVQSLVDMGVFQRFAGLVILTVAAKTASARVGEYLPRPAVIIGLGLVASLQPAGASVTFVAEPGLVVRGVAAAATGVGFAMLVAALGPQLQESVDLDRFRFGSAVALGMLALSVLGVMPTEAPVALGVLCVTAVFSFDPSGGDTESAPAASASNDDTEDDADEDGRSPFPVEEESRAPWL comes from the coding sequence ATGAGCGTCTCTCAGCATCCGATCGCACTCCGCCTCGAGCGACGCGTCGGTGGCGCGACGAAGCTCCTCGCCACCGTGATGATGCTGCCGCTCGTCGACGGCATCTTCCCGGCGCTCGTCCTAGCGGGGGCGCTCACCTACCCCTTCGGCATCCTCGAAACCGGCCTGCTCATCTTCGGCGGATCGGCCACCGTCGCCGTCGTCCTCGCGGAGATGGAGGGCACCCCCCGCGAGCGGGTGCGCGCCATCGCGCTCGTCGGGGGCCTCCTGCTCCCGGCCGCAGCCGTCGAAGCGGCGCTCGCGCCGACCGTCCAGAGCCTCGTCGACATGGGCGTCTTCCAGCGGTTCGCGGGCCTGGTCATCCTGACCGTCGCCGCGAAGACGGCGAGCGCGCGCGTCGGCGAGTATCTCCCGCGCCCCGCGGTCATCATCGGACTCGGCCTCGTGGCCAGCCTCCAGCCCGCCGGCGCGTCGGTGACGTTCGTCGCCGAACCGGGACTCGTCGTTCGGGGTGTCGCCGCCGCCGCCACCGGCGTCGGCTTCGCGATGCTGGTCGCGGCGCTCGGCCCGCAACTCCAGGAATCTGTCGATCTCGACCGGTTCCGATTCGGAAGCGCCGTCGCCCTCGGGATGCTCGCACTCTCCGTCCTCGGCGTGATGCCCACCGAAGCGCCCGTCGCGCTCGGCGTCCTCTGTGTGACGGCAGTGTTCTCCTTCGATCCGAGCGGGGGAGACACCGAGTCCGCTCCGGCGGCGTCGGCGTCGAACGACGACACCGAGGACGATGCCGACGAAGACGGCCGCTCGCCGTTCCCCGTCGAGGAGGAGTCCCGGGCGCCCTGGCTGTGA
- a CDS encoding acylphosphatase: MTDRIRAHVHVSGRVQGVYYRANTRDAARARGVDGWVRNLSDGRVEAVFEGDEDAVEAMVEWCHTGSPAADVRDVDVTYEEPAGESGFSIRR, from the coding sequence ATGACCGACCGAATCCGGGCCCACGTCCACGTCTCCGGCCGGGTCCAGGGCGTTTACTACCGCGCGAACACGCGCGACGCGGCCCGCGCCCGCGGCGTCGACGGCTGGGTGCGCAACCTTTCGGACGGCCGCGTCGAAGCCGTCTTCGAAGGCGACGAGGACGCCGTCGAAGCGATGGTCGAGTGGTGTCACACCGGGAGCCCCGCCGCCGACGTTCGCGATGTCGACGTGACCTACGAGGAGCCAGCGGGCGAGTCGGGGTTCAGCATCCGTCGGTGA